The following proteins come from a genomic window of Limnohabitans sp. 103DPR2:
- a CDS encoding class I SAM-dependent methyltransferase: MTQAWRDWLSSPAGAYLLDWEQAQIDEVVADIFGYHALQLGMPELEGLRTNRMPHQWLASPEPDSVLPSQTLNFAAHSVALPFQADSLDLLVMPHSLELSLDAHASLREAHRVLMPEGHLVITGLNPTSLWGWRHKRSQWYQKWGYRGLSAPPCDEMIAYWRLKDWLRLLGFEVKLSRFGCWRPAMDKAKWLQRWSWMDRLGAQWWPILGGAYVLVAVKKVHGGRIVGATWKKRRPQAKAAVGIAQRQTMSNEPNGLQRKNECEPR; this comes from the coding sequence ATGACGCAAGCTTGGCGTGATTGGTTGAGTTCGCCCGCAGGTGCCTACTTACTCGATTGGGAGCAAGCCCAAATCGATGAGGTGGTGGCCGACATCTTTGGCTACCATGCACTGCAATTGGGCATGCCCGAGTTGGAGGGCTTGCGCACCAATCGCATGCCACACCAGTGGCTGGCTTCACCAGAGCCCGATTCAGTGTTGCCCAGCCAAACCTTGAATTTTGCAGCGCACAGTGTGGCCTTGCCATTTCAAGCAGACAGTTTGGATTTGTTGGTCATGCCGCACAGTTTGGAGCTCAGTCTGGATGCACATGCCAGCCTGCGAGAAGCGCATCGTGTTTTGATGCCAGAGGGCCATTTGGTCATTACCGGCTTGAATCCCACCAGCCTTTGGGGCTGGCGTCACAAACGATCGCAGTGGTATCAGAAGTGGGGGTATCGAGGCCTCAGCGCCCCCCCTTGCGACGAAATGATTGCTTATTGGCGACTCAAAGATTGGTTGCGATTGTTGGGCTTTGAAGTGAAACTGAGTCGCTTTGGCTGTTGGCGTCCCGCCATGGACAAGGCCAAATGGCTGCAGCGATGGTCTTGGATGGACCGTTTGGGAGCGCAGTGGTGGCCCATATTGGGTGGGGCTTACGTGCTGGTTGCCGTGAAAAAAGTTCACGGTGGTCGCATCGTGGGCGCCACCTGGAAAAAACGTCGCCCTCAAGCCAAAGCGGCCGTGGGCATCGCCCAAAGACAGACGATGTCCAATGAGCCGAACGGCCTTCAAAGAAAGAATGAATGTGAACCACGTTGA
- the recR gene encoding recombination mediator RecR, whose protein sequence is MQKPTAHALDALIQALRVLPGVGAKSASRMAFHLMQHERGGALLLAKALTHACDHVRHCATCHTLTESEICAMCSDPDRDRSQLCVVETPADQAAIERTSTFRGLYFVLMGKLSPLDGVGPNDLGFAKLSERCSDGLVQEVILATNFTGEGEATAHVIAEMLKKRGLRVTRLARGVPAGSELEYVDLGTIAHALVDRR, encoded by the coding sequence ATGCAGAAACCCACAGCTCATGCGTTGGACGCGCTGATCCAGGCATTGCGCGTCTTGCCGGGCGTGGGTGCCAAGTCGGCTTCACGCATGGCTTTTCATTTGATGCAGCATGAGCGGGGTGGTGCATTGTTGTTGGCCAAGGCACTGACGCATGCCTGTGACCATGTGCGGCATTGCGCCACGTGTCATACCCTCACGGAGTCTGAAATTTGCGCGATGTGCAGTGATCCTGATCGCGACCGCTCACAATTGTGCGTGGTTGAAACACCAGCCGATCAAGCTGCCATTGAGAGAACTTCCACCTTCAGAGGTTTGTATTTTGTGTTGATGGGCAAACTCAGTCCACTCGACGGTGTCGGCCCCAACGATCTGGGCTTTGCCAAATTGTCAGAGCGCTGTAGCGATGGTTTGGTGCAGGAGGTGATCTTGGCCACCAACTTCACAGGCGAAGGTGAAGCCACAGCCCATGTCATTGCCGAAATGCTCAAAAAACGTGGCCTGCGCGTCACGCGTTTGGCCAGAGGCGTGCCTGCTGGCAGCGAGCTGGAATACGTTGACCTGGGCACCATTGCCCATGCGTTGGTCGACCGCCGGTAG
- a CDS encoding efflux RND transporter periplasmic adaptor subunit: protein MSFKKPYLAIALVGVAAASGAAWWLQNKPNAPAAETAAVASNPSAPNAAGGGAPGGPAKPTAVEVAKVEQAKIVDETQSVGSLRSNQGVVLRPEVGGRVSQVLFKDGQRVKKGQVLVQFDDQLPAAQVMQAKAELSIAQANHKRNQELVSQNFISKRSLDESEAALQVAQAKLALAQATLQRLKILAPFDGVAGLRQINVGDYLKDGADMVNVEDIDAVLLDFRLAERFQTKVKPGQKAQVSFDALPGRKFTAIIQAIDPLIDANGRSVGIRGCIDNRQMQLRPGMFARVNAVFGERAEALVLPEEAIVPQGGRATVVKVVPGANKDELISERVTVKIGLRQPGKVEILEGLALGDTVVVAGQQRLQKDGTLVRVVDMSKGQAGGAAGGAAGGAAGANGAPGAGGAASAGPAAGGGKSPDAAPAKEAGKGKMPPVTGENPCLRGLNATR from the coding sequence ATGTCTTTCAAAAAACCATATCTCGCGATTGCTTTGGTCGGCGTCGCAGCCGCTTCTGGTGCTGCCTGGTGGCTGCAAAATAAACCGAACGCCCCTGCTGCTGAAACAGCCGCAGTTGCTTCCAATCCTTCAGCGCCCAATGCTGCCGGTGGCGGTGCACCGGGGGGACCCGCAAAACCCACAGCCGTGGAAGTTGCCAAAGTCGAGCAAGCCAAAATTGTGGACGAGACTCAATCTGTGGGCAGTCTGCGTTCGAACCAAGGCGTTGTTTTGCGCCCTGAAGTGGGTGGACGCGTCAGCCAAGTTTTGTTCAAAGATGGTCAGCGTGTCAAAAAGGGCCAAGTCTTGGTGCAGTTTGATGACCAATTGCCTGCAGCACAAGTGATGCAGGCCAAGGCCGAATTGTCCATTGCACAGGCCAATCACAAGCGCAACCAAGAGTTGGTGTCTCAGAATTTCATCAGCAAGCGTTCCTTGGACGAAAGCGAAGCCGCATTGCAAGTGGCCCAAGCCAAATTGGCCTTGGCTCAAGCCACGCTTCAGCGTTTGAAAATCCTCGCTCCGTTTGATGGCGTGGCAGGTTTGCGTCAAATCAACGTGGGCGACTATTTGAAAGATGGCGCTGACATGGTCAACGTGGAAGACATCGATGCGGTGTTGCTCGACTTCCGTTTGGCTGAACGCTTTCAAACCAAAGTCAAACCGGGTCAAAAAGCCCAAGTCAGCTTTGATGCTTTGCCTGGCCGTAAATTCACCGCCATCATTCAAGCCATTGATCCTTTGATCGATGCGAATGGACGTTCAGTGGGCATTCGCGGTTGCATTGACAACCGCCAGATGCAGTTGCGTCCTGGTATGTTTGCGCGCGTCAATGCGGTTTTCGGCGAACGTGCAGAAGCTTTGGTCTTGCCAGAAGAGGCCATCGTGCCTCAAGGTGGTCGTGCCACGGTGGTGAAGGTCGTACCTGGCGCCAATAAAGATGAGCTGATTTCAGAGCGTGTCACGGTCAAGATTGGCTTGCGCCAACCTGGCAAAGTGGAAATTCTGGAAGGCTTGGCATTGGGTGACACCGTTGTGGTTGCCGGACAGCAGCGTTTGCAAAAAGACGGCACATTGGTCCGAGTTGTGGACATGTCCAAAGGACAAGCGGGTGGTGCAGCAGGTGGTGCAGCGGGTGGTGCAGCGGGTGCCAATGGCGCGCCAGGTGCAGGCGGTGCTGCATCTGCAGGTCCTGCCGCAGGGGGGGGCAAGTCGCCTGATGCAGCGCCAGCCAAAGAAGCCGGCAAAGGCAAGATGCCTCCCGTGACCGGTGAAAACCCATGCTTAAGAGGTCTGAATGCAACTCGCTGA
- a CDS encoding YbaB/EbfC family nucleoid-associated protein produces MFNKGQLAGLMKQAQAMQDNLKKAQDELAFVEVEGSAGSGLVKVLMTCKHAVKRITIDPSLLADDKDMLEDLVAAAFNDAVRQAEEVSQQKMGKLTAGLPPGMKLPF; encoded by the coding sequence ATGTTCAACAAAGGACAACTTGCAGGTTTGATGAAGCAGGCACAAGCCATGCAGGACAACCTCAAAAAAGCACAAGACGAACTGGCATTCGTTGAAGTTGAAGGCTCAGCCGGCAGTGGTTTGGTGAAAGTTTTGATGACTTGCAAGCATGCTGTCAAGCGCATCACCATCGATCCCAGCTTGCTGGCCGATGACAAAGACATGCTGGAAGATTTGGTCGCCGCAGCGTTCAATGATGCCGTGCGCCAAGCCGAAGAAGTTTCGCAACAAAAGATGGGCAAGTTAACGGCCGGTTTGCCTCCCGGCATGAAGTTGCCTTTCTAA
- the dnaX gene encoding DNA polymerase III subunit gamma/tau, with amino-acid sequence MSYLVLARKYRPRNFTEMVGQEHVVQALTNALVQQRLHHAYLFTGTRGVGKTTVSRILAKSLNCQGADGQGGITAEPCGVCQACQDIDSGRFVDYTELDAASNRGVDEVQSLLEQAVYKPVQGRFKVFMIDEVHMLTNTAFNAMLKTLEEPPEYLKFVLATTDPQKVPVTVLSRCLQFNLRPMAPETVFEHLTRVLDQEKLPADPMALKLLARAARGSMRDALSLTDQAIAFGSGQLQEATVRLMLGSVDQSHVMGLIDALARGDGAEVVRISETLRLNGLSAASALEDMSVALQRMAVLQAVPQAASASNEPDHLELVRLSQAMPADETQLLYSLCLHGRAELGLAPDEYAALTMVLLRLLAFKPKPSDSSGSAPTAQKKTLTTAPITRTEAVQSPPLQQAVAAPPKTEPTVVHEAPDEFAEPVQAPPTVPLRVQNLPVRQASEPTEKLAPKPLVLTEEGHFWTETVRHLISAEAITALVRELALQSQLIARDTDQWHLRIESESLNQGVARERLQAALHAAGHSVKLVVEIGKVSDSPAQRNAAALAEKQKAAEDLIHADPLVQAMVQDFGAKIVPGSIKLIS; translated from the coding sequence ATGTCTTATCTTGTTCTGGCACGAAAATACCGTCCTCGCAACTTCACCGAAATGGTGGGGCAAGAGCACGTGGTGCAGGCCCTCACGAATGCTTTGGTGCAACAAAGGTTGCACCATGCCTATTTGTTCACAGGGACACGGGGTGTGGGCAAGACCACTGTTTCACGCATCTTGGCCAAGTCACTGAACTGCCAAGGCGCAGACGGACAAGGCGGGATCACGGCAGAGCCTTGCGGCGTCTGCCAGGCTTGCCAGGACATTGATTCGGGTCGATTTGTCGATTACACCGAACTCGATGCAGCTTCCAACCGAGGTGTTGACGAGGTTCAAAGCTTGCTGGAGCAAGCCGTTTACAAACCCGTTCAAGGGCGCTTCAAAGTCTTCATGATTGACGAGGTTCACATGTTGACCAACACGGCCTTCAATGCCATGTTGAAAACCTTGGAAGAGCCGCCCGAGTATTTGAAGTTTGTATTGGCCACCACCGATCCCCAAAAAGTGCCTGTCACGGTGCTCTCGCGTTGCCTTCAGTTCAACTTGCGCCCCATGGCGCCTGAAACAGTTTTTGAGCACCTGACGCGCGTCTTAGATCAAGAAAAATTACCTGCCGATCCCATGGCGCTGAAACTGCTGGCACGAGCAGCGCGCGGTTCGATGCGCGACGCGCTGAGCTTGACCGACCAAGCCATTGCCTTTGGCAGCGGTCAATTGCAAGAGGCCACTGTTCGATTGATGTTGGGCAGTGTTGATCAAAGCCACGTGATGGGACTGATTGACGCGTTGGCCCGCGGGGATGGCGCCGAAGTGGTTCGCATCTCTGAAACATTGCGACTCAATGGTTTGTCGGCTGCCTCTGCGCTCGAAGACATGTCAGTGGCTTTGCAGCGCATGGCGGTCTTGCAGGCTGTGCCGCAAGCTGCATCGGCGTCCAATGAGCCGGACCATCTAGAACTGGTGCGCTTGTCACAGGCCATGCCTGCGGATGAAACGCAATTGCTTTACAGCTTGTGCTTGCACGGCCGTGCAGAACTTGGCTTGGCACCCGATGAGTATGCGGCTTTGACCATGGTGTTGCTGCGCTTGTTGGCCTTTAAGCCCAAGCCAAGCGATTCTTCAGGCAGCGCGCCAACGGCTCAAAAAAAAACTCTAACAACAGCCCCAATCACGCGCACTGAAGCAGTTCAAAGCCCGCCCTTGCAGCAAGCCGTCGCTGCGCCGCCAAAAACTGAACCCACAGTTGTTCATGAAGCCCCAGATGAATTCGCTGAACCTGTGCAAGCTCCACCCACAGTACCGCTTCGCGTTCAAAACTTGCCTGTGCGGCAAGCCTCTGAACCCACGGAAAAATTAGCGCCCAAACCTTTGGTGCTGACAGAAGAAGGTCATTTTTGGACGGAAACTGTGCGCCATCTCATCAGTGCTGAGGCCATCACGGCCTTGGTGCGCGAGCTGGCCTTGCAATCACAATTGATTGCGCGTGACACCGATCAGTGGCATTTGCGCATTGAAAGCGAATCACTGAACCAAGGCGTGGCGCGTGAGCGTTTGCAAGCGGCACTGCACGCTGCAGGGCATTCGGTCAAGTTGGTGGTCGAAATTGGTAAAGTATCCGATTCGCCGGCGCAAAGAAATGCGGCGGCATTGGCTGAGAAACAAAAAGCGGCAGAAGATTTGATTCACGCCGACCCCTTGGTGCAAGCCATGGTGCAAGATTTTGGCGCCAAAATTGTGCCGGGCAGCATCAAGCTGATTTCTTAA
- the gloB gene encoding hydroxyacylglutathione hydrolase — translation MNLIPLPAFSDNYIWLIQHQGRALVVDPGQAEPVTRWLAENQHQLDCILVTHHHGDHTGGVASLQQQWGAKVYGPANESLPFEYQPLKQGDAVNWGGLVFQTLDVPGHTAGHIAYWSQPSAQEPILFCGDTLFSGGCGRIFEGTPAQMLKAMDTLATLPGNTRVCCAHEYTLSNLKFAMAVEPDNLALQAYVQQCQKLRSENLPTLPAQLATELQINPFLRSRQSTVIQAVKAFAPQTAHQDVEIFANLRSWKNDFK, via the coding sequence ATGAACCTGATTCCACTGCCCGCATTCTCTGATAACTACATTTGGTTGATCCAGCACCAAGGCCGCGCTTTGGTGGTTGATCCTGGCCAGGCCGAGCCTGTGACACGCTGGCTCGCTGAGAACCAACACCAACTTGATTGCATTTTAGTCACGCATCACCATGGCGATCACACCGGCGGCGTCGCCAGCTTGCAACAGCAATGGGGCGCCAAGGTTTACGGCCCCGCAAACGAATCTTTGCCTTTTGAATATCAGCCTTTGAAACAAGGCGATGCTGTCAATTGGGGTGGCTTGGTTTTTCAAACCCTGGATGTACCAGGTCACACGGCAGGTCACATCGCCTATTGGTCACAGCCCAGCGCACAAGAACCCATTTTGTTCTGCGGCGACACTTTGTTTTCGGGTGGTTGCGGCCGAATTTTTGAAGGCACGCCCGCACAAATGCTCAAGGCCATGGACACATTGGCCACCCTGCCTGGCAACACCCGCGTTTGCTGTGCCCACGAATACACCCTGAGCAATTTGAAATTTGCGATGGCCGTCGAGCCTGACAATCTGGCGCTCCAAGCCTATGTGCAACAGTGTCAGAAGTTGCGGTCAGAGAACTTGCCAACCCTTCCTGCACAACTGGCCACTGAGCTGCAGATCAATCCCTTTTTGCGAAGTCGCCAAAGCACTGTCATTCAAGCAGTCAAGGCTTTTGCTCCTCAAACAGCCCACCAAGACGTCGAAATTTTCGCCAACTTGCGTTCTTGGAAAAACGATTTCAAATGA
- a CDS encoding transglycosylase SLT domain-containing protein has protein sequence MTTHFLRALIQSLAFACFSLILVGCANLDKASDVKAAATETSPETSLPVQPTSAAKPVKAKQKIEVSSEPPADIWVRIRQGFAMPDLENDLVKDREEWYAARPDYMLRMTERSRKYLFHIVEELERRNMPTELALLPFIESAFNPEAVSSAKAAGMWQFMPATGKYFDLKQNIFRDERRGVVESTRAALDYLQKLYGMFGDWHLALAAYNWGEGSVSRALAKNKAAGLGLTYSDLNMPTETRYYVPKLQAVKNIIAQPQSFNARLPLIQNHPYFRSVSITRDIDVKLAANFAGISLDDFKALNPSMSRPVILAAGTPEILLPWDNADKFLRRLEEHANKPLASWTAWSVPKTMKIAEVGKLVNMSESELRSINPIPNGMQVKQGSTLLVARQGNLDNDVTEHLADNAQISFAPEVVLRRIMVTALKGDTLATLAARHDVTPANIAAWNKLKMPVALKPGQSIAILVPTTASSKGSKTASKKSSINTGVKSAPNQSKGSKAKSKAPVKGKK, from the coding sequence ATGACAACTCACTTTTTGCGTGCTTTGATTCAAAGCTTGGCATTTGCATGCTTCAGTTTGATCCTGGTCGGTTGTGCGAACTTAGATAAAGCATCCGATGTCAAGGCGGCTGCCACCGAAACTAGCCCTGAAACATCGCTGCCTGTACAACCCACTTCAGCTGCAAAGCCTGTCAAGGCCAAACAAAAAATAGAAGTCAGCTCGGAACCCCCGGCCGACATTTGGGTGCGCATTCGCCAAGGCTTTGCCATGCCAGATCTGGAAAATGATTTGGTCAAAGACCGTGAAGAATGGTACGCCGCAAGACCCGATTACATGCTGCGCATGACAGAGCGCTCACGCAAATACCTGTTTCACATTGTTGAAGAATTAGAGCGGCGCAACATGCCGACTGAATTGGCCTTGCTGCCTTTCATTGAGTCTGCGTTCAACCCTGAAGCCGTGTCGTCCGCCAAAGCGGCAGGCATGTGGCAATTCATGCCCGCCACAGGCAAATACTTTGACTTGAAACAGAACATCTTCCGTGATGAACGCCGCGGTGTGGTCGAGTCCACCCGGGCTGCCTTGGACTACTTGCAAAAGTTGTACGGCATGTTTGGCGATTGGCATTTGGCACTGGCCGCCTACAACTGGGGTGAAGGTAGCGTTAGCCGTGCATTGGCCAAAAACAAAGCCGCCGGTTTGGGTCTGACCTATTCTGACTTGAACATGCCCACCGAGACACGTTATTACGTGCCCAAGTTGCAAGCCGTCAAGAACATCATCGCGCAACCTCAAAGTTTCAACGCCCGCTTGCCCCTGATTCAAAATCACCCCTACTTTCGATCTGTCAGCATCACGCGTGACATTGATGTGAAACTGGCGGCCAATTTTGCAGGCATCAGTTTGGATGACTTCAAAGCGCTCAATCCGTCGATGAGCAGACCCGTGATCTTGGCTGCAGGCACACCCGAAATCTTGTTGCCTTGGGACAATGCCGACAAATTTCTACGTCGCCTTGAAGAGCATGCTAACAAGCCCCTTGCCAGTTGGACAGCCTGGTCGGTCCCCAAGACCATGAAGATTGCGGAAGTCGGTAAGTTGGTCAACATGTCCGAATCAGAGTTGAGAAGCATCAACCCCATTCCCAATGGCATGCAAGTCAAGCAAGGTTCCACCTTGCTGGTGGCACGACAAGGCAACTTGGACAATGACGTCACAGAGCATTTGGCAGACAACGCGCAAATTTCATTTGCACCCGAAGTGGTCTTGCGCCGCATCATGGTGACCGCATTGAAAGGCGACACCTTGGCCACCTTGGCTGCACGGCACGATGTGACACCCGCCAACATTGCGGCATGGAATAAATTGAAGATGCCTGTCGCACTGAAGCCAGGTCAATCGATTGCCATTTTGGTGCCCACCACGGCCAGTTCTAAAGGCAGCAAAACAGCCAGTAAAAAATCCAGCATCAACACCGGCGTGAAGTCTGCGCCAAATCAGAGCAAGGGCTCGAAGGCCAAGTCCAAAGCGCCCGTCAAGGGCAAAAAATAA
- a CDS encoding ABC transporter substrate-binding protein has product MFVRQGRRNFSALAAATLLSSHGVLRASTSPQRVSIALAAHNSLYHLPLVLAEQLGYLKHEGLQIDWLECESGIEAVQAALAGQADVVAGAFEHVLDLQTSGLSWRAFVLQSRAPQISVGLASRRAIGMKHVNELKSLKLGISSLGSATHWVAQHWIKQVGLSTDAVQFVALGAGTGNVMEAMRAGTVDALCHVDPVLHYLEQKNELRLMADTRTLSSSQRMFGGPLASACLFGKVEFLQKRADLAQALSLGVVRALKWLKTAGPTDILKTVPSHHWMGDRALYLGALEKLRESYSLDGLFGTDAVQTAWRMRALRMAQEAGPLSALERSFTNQFAQVAKRKIGN; this is encoded by the coding sequence GTGTTTGTCAGGCAAGGGCGTCGCAACTTTTCAGCGTTGGCTGCGGCCACGTTGCTCAGTTCGCATGGCGTTCTGCGTGCCTCAACTTCGCCGCAGCGAGTCAGCATCGCCTTGGCGGCCCACAACAGCCTTTACCATTTGCCACTGGTCTTGGCCGAACAATTGGGCTATTTGAAACACGAAGGCCTGCAAATTGATTGGCTCGAATGTGAGTCTGGCATTGAAGCGGTTCAAGCGGCCTTGGCGGGGCAAGCAGATGTGGTTGCGGGTGCCTTTGAACACGTCCTCGACTTGCAAACATCAGGCTTGTCGTGGCGTGCGTTTGTCTTGCAATCCAGGGCGCCCCAAATCAGTGTCGGTTTGGCCAGTCGGCGTGCAATTGGCATGAAGCATGTGAATGAACTCAAATCATTGAAACTGGGCATCTCTTCTTTGGGCTCGGCAACGCATTGGGTGGCGCAGCATTGGATCAAGCAGGTGGGACTGTCGACTGACGCCGTGCAGTTTGTGGCACTGGGCGCTGGCACAGGCAATGTGATGGAAGCCATGCGCGCAGGCACCGTTGATGCTTTGTGCCATGTCGATCCTGTTCTTCATTATTTGGAACAAAAAAACGAGTTGCGATTGATGGCTGATACACGCACATTGTCCAGCTCGCAGCGAATGTTTGGGGGACCTTTGGCCTCCGCATGTTTATTTGGAAAAGTTGAGTTTCTCCAAAAGCGCGCAGATCTCGCGCAAGCTTTGTCGCTTGGCGTGGTGAGGGCCTTGAAATGGCTTAAAACAGCAGGCCCTACAGATATTTTGAAAACAGTGCCTTCCCACCATTGGATGGGGGATCGTGCGCTGTATTTAGGTGCCCTTGAAAAACTGCGTGAAAGCTACAGCTTGGACGGACTGTTTGGCACAGACGCTGTTCAAACTGCATGGCGCATGCGAGCCTTGCGCATGGCGCAAGAAGCAGGTCCACTGTCGGCACTAGAGCGAAGCTTTACCAATCAATTTGCGCAAGTGGCCAAGCGCAAAATTGGCAATTGA
- the rnhA gene encoding ribonuclease HI, with product MNHVEIHTDGACKGNPGPGGWGALMRSGENVREIFGGELDTTNNRMELTAVIEAFMALKRPCKVTLYLDSEYVRKGITEWIHGWKAKGWRTAAKQPVKNADLWQKLDALVINSGHQIEWRWVKGHAGDPGNERADALANLGVEQALGR from the coding sequence GTGAACCACGTTGAAATACACACCGACGGTGCTTGCAAGGGCAACCCTGGGCCTGGCGGGTGGGGCGCTTTGATGCGCTCGGGTGAGAATGTCCGGGAAATTTTTGGGGGAGAGCTGGACACCACCAACAACCGCATGGAGCTGACGGCTGTCATCGAGGCCTTCATGGCCTTGAAGCGACCTTGCAAGGTCACCCTCTATTTAGACAGCGAGTACGTGCGCAAAGGCATCACCGAATGGATTCACGGTTGGAAGGCCAAAGGCTGGCGAACCGCCGCCAAGCAGCCTGTAAAAAATGCCGATCTATGGCAGAAATTGGACGCTTTAGTGATCAATTCGGGACATCAAATTGAATGGCGCTGGGTCAAGGGTCACGCAGGTGACCCCGGTAATGAGCGCGCCGATGCACTGGCCAACCTGGGCGTTGAGCAAGCCTTAGGTCGCTGA